A genome region from Rhodopseudomonas boonkerdii includes the following:
- a CDS encoding YiiX/YebB-like N1pC/P60 family cysteine hydrolase, producing MGIMLDTVGKLIAGYLQKEVPGYEPFTPSDPERLHDVIREGDVLLVEGNNRVSGIIKYLTQSTWSHAALYVGPIDGAVEPTGEPHVLIEANIGEGVTTAPLSKYYSFHTRVCRPVGLSYEDRTTVCRYAINRVGFGYDTKNIVDLMRFLIPLPIPQRWRRRMIAIGSGDPTKIICSALIAQAFEAVRYPILPKITRAGSRQARREILHIRHSSLYMPRDFDISPYFEVVKPTIELGFDYTALHWADKPKPLREVAGTVDPFPGPAVARGQIIVSRSPATPPHAAETARAEAVVDRKRMRAVA from the coding sequence ATGGGCATCATGCTCGATACCGTCGGCAAATTGATTGCCGGATATCTGCAGAAGGAAGTGCCGGGCTATGAGCCATTCACGCCCAGCGATCCCGAGCGCCTGCACGATGTGATCCGCGAGGGCGACGTGCTGCTGGTCGAGGGCAACAATCGCGTTTCCGGCATCATCAAGTATCTCACCCAATCGACCTGGTCGCATGCCGCACTGTATGTCGGGCCGATCGACGGCGCTGTCGAACCGACTGGCGAACCACATGTGCTGATCGAGGCCAATATCGGCGAGGGCGTCACCACGGCGCCGCTGTCGAAATATTATTCGTTCCATACGCGCGTGTGCCGGCCGGTTGGCTTGTCCTATGAGGATCGCACTACGGTATGCCGCTATGCGATCAATCGCGTCGGTTTCGGTTACGATACCAAGAACATCGTCGACCTGATGCGCTTTTTGATTCCGCTGCCGATCCCGCAACGCTGGCGGCGGCGCATGATCGCGATCGGCTCCGGCGATCCCACGAAAATTATCTGCTCCGCACTGATCGCACAGGCTTTCGAAGCCGTGCGCTATCCGATCCTGCCGAAGATCACCCGCGCGGGCAGCCGGCAGGCGCGGCGCGAAATCCTGCATATTCGCCATTCCTCGCTGTATATGCCGCGCGATTTCGACATCTCGCCCTATTTCGAGGTCGTGAAGCCGACCATCGAACTTGGCTTCGACTACACAGCACTGCATTGGGCCGACAAACCGAAGCCGCTCCGGGAGGTGGCGGGCACAGTGGATCCGTTTCCAGGACCTGCAGTTGCCCGCGGACAAATCATCGTTTCCAGATCGCCCGCAACGCCGCCTCACGCCGCCGAAACCGCTCGGGCGGAAGCGGTGGTGGATCGGAAAAGAATGAGGGCGGTGGCGTAG
- a CDS encoding carbohydrate ABC transporter permease, with protein sequence MRMPTLREIGNEAKLLLIGIPVLIWTLIPIYHMFLFAISPKQDAFAGKLWPDHPTLQNFRIVFNQQHYFLRDFWVQFGNSVVIAIAAGVLTLIIATLAAFAISRLRIRGGRTVMNLALFTYFIPAAFLAVPMYRTMGNYGLLNNHWSLILAMVTIASPYAIWVLKQASDKLPLELDEAAIMDGATPLQLFRMVYLPLMLPSLVAVGTYALLLAWNEYLYAFLLLSKDTEITLPVALGNFLAADDSPWELLMTTGFIYALPPAAVYYAFRRYMVGGLTAGAVKS encoded by the coding sequence ATGCGCATGCCGACGCTGCGCGAGATCGGCAACGAGGCGAAGCTGCTGCTGATCGGCATTCCCGTGCTGATCTGGACGCTGATCCCGATCTATCACATGTTCCTGTTCGCGATCTCGCCGAAGCAGGACGCTTTTGCCGGCAAGCTGTGGCCGGATCATCCGACGCTGCAGAATTTCCGCATCGTCTTCAATCAGCAGCACTACTTCCTACGCGACTTCTGGGTGCAGTTCGGCAATTCGGTGGTGATCGCGATCGCCGCTGGCGTGCTGACATTGATCATCGCGACCCTCGCCGCTTTCGCCATCTCACGCCTGCGCATCCGCGGCGGTCGCACGGTGATGAATCTCGCCCTCTTCACCTACTTCATTCCCGCAGCCTTCCTTGCGGTGCCGATGTATCGCACCATGGGCAATTACGGTCTGCTCAACAATCACTGGTCGCTCATTCTCGCGATGGTCACCATCGCCTCGCCCTATGCGATCTGGGTACTGAAGCAGGCGTCCGACAAATTGCCGCTGGAGCTCGATGAAGCCGCGATCATGGACGGCGCGACCCCGCTGCAGCTGTTTCGCATGGTCTATCTGCCGCTGATGCTGCCGTCGCTGGTTGCCGTCGGCACCTATGCGCTGCTGCTGGCATGGAACGAATATCTCTATGCCTTCCTGCTGCTGTCCAAGGATACCGAGATCACCCTTCCTGTCGCACTCGGCAATTTCCTCGCTGCCGACGACTCGCCGTGGGAGTTGCTGATGACCACCGGCTTCATCTACGCGCTGCCGCCCGCGGCGGTCTATTATGCTTTCCGTCGCTACATGGTCGGGGGCCTCACGGCCGGTGCGGTGAAATCATAG
- the pheS gene encoding phenylalanine--tRNA ligase subunit alpha, with amino-acid sequence MSDLTTLQQTILADIASAADEAALEAVRVGALGKKGSISALLATLGKMTPDERKTEGAAINLAKEAVTQALTARRDVLKSAALDARLASETIDVTLPLRDGPAELGRIHPLSQTWDELTTIFADMGFAVAEGPDIETDDYNFTKLNFPEGHPAREMHDTFYFNPKEDGSRLLLRTHTSPVQVRTMLSQKPPIRVICPGRTYRSDSDQTHTPMFHQVEGLVIDKTSHLGHLKWILQEFCKAFFEVDHVNMRFRPSFFPFTEPSLEVDIQCRRDKNEIRFGEGEDWLEILGCGMVHPNVLRACDIDPDVYQGFAWGMGIDRIAMLKYGMADLRQLFEGDVRWLNHYGFKPLEVPTLAGGLSS; translated from the coding sequence ATGTCCGACCTGACGACGCTTCAACAAACTATCTTGGCGGATATCGCCAGTGCTGCTGATGAAGCCGCGCTCGAAGCCGTGCGCGTCGGCGCGCTCGGCAAGAAGGGCTCGATCTCCGCCCTGCTCGCCACCCTCGGCAAGATGACGCCGGACGAGCGTAAGACCGAAGGTGCGGCGATCAATCTCGCCAAGGAGGCGGTGACGCAGGCGCTGACCGCGCGCCGCGACGTGCTGAAGTCCGCTGCACTCGACGCCCGCCTTGCGTCCGAGACCATCGACGTGACGCTGCCGCTGCGCGACGGCCCGGCCGAACTCGGCCGCATCCATCCGCTGAGCCAGACCTGGGACGAGTTGACGACGATCTTCGCCGATATGGGTTTTGCCGTCGCCGAAGGTCCCGATATCGAGACCGACGACTACAACTTCACCAAGCTGAATTTCCCCGAAGGCCATCCGGCCCGCGAGATGCACGACACCTTCTACTTCAATCCGAAGGAAGACGGTTCGCGCCTGCTGCTGCGTACCCACACCTCGCCGGTGCAGGTGCGCACCATGCTGAGCCAGAAGCCGCCAATCCGCGTGATCTGTCCGGGCCGCACCTATCGCAGCGACAGCGACCAGACGCACACGCCGATGTTCCATCAGGTCGAAGGCCTCGTCATCGACAAGACCTCGCATCTCGGCCACCTCAAATGGATCCTGCAGGAATTCTGCAAGGCGTTCTTCGAGGTCGATCACGTCAATATGCGTTTCCGCCCGTCCTTCTTCCCGTTCACCGAGCCGTCGCTGGAAGTCGATATCCAGTGCCGCCGCGACAAGAACGAGATCCGCTTCGGCGAAGGCGAGGATTGGCTGGAAATTCTCGGCTGCGGCATGGTGCATCCGAACGTATTGCGCGCCTGTGATATCGATCCCGACGTGTATCAGGGCTTTGCCTGGGGCATGGGCATCGACCGTATCGCGATGCTGAAATACGGCATGGCCGATCTGCGCCAGCTGTTCGAAGGCGATGTGCGCTGGCTGAACCACTATGGCTTCAAGCCGCTTGAAGTACCGACGCTGGCCGGAGGACTGAGCTCGTGA
- a CDS encoding alpha/beta hydrolase, producing MSVPAPDPSFITVGSGTDGRQIAMRVREGAAPGLFWMSGFKSDMQGGKAVALDEWAAQHGRACVRFDYSGHGESGGKFEDGTIGSWLEDGLAAFDAACQGPQIVVGSSMGGWMALLLARAIARRGRAGRASLRALVLIAPAPDFTEELMWKEFSPEIRAEIEATGQWLRPSDYGDPYPITRRLIEEGRNHLLLGGSIDVGCPVRILQGRQDPDVPWQHAFRLAERLPSEDVVLTMIQDGDHRLSRPQDIGRLLATVAEF from the coding sequence ATGAGCGTACCGGCGCCCGATCCGAGTTTCATCACGGTCGGCAGCGGCACCGATGGCCGGCAGATTGCCATGCGGGTTCGCGAAGGTGCAGCGCCGGGGCTGTTTTGGATGAGCGGTTTCAAATCCGACATGCAGGGCGGCAAGGCGGTGGCGCTGGATGAATGGGCGGCGCAGCATGGCCGCGCCTGCGTGCGGTTCGATTATTCCGGCCACGGCGAATCCGGCGGTAAGTTCGAAGACGGCACCATCGGTAGCTGGCTCGAGGACGGTCTCGCCGCCTTCGATGCGGCCTGCCAAGGGCCGCAGATCGTGGTCGGCTCCTCCATGGGGGGGTGGATGGCGCTACTCCTGGCGCGTGCGATCGCCCGTCGTGGCAGGGCTGGCCGGGCCTCGCTGCGCGCGCTGGTGCTGATCGCGCCGGCCCCGGATTTCACCGAAGAGCTGATGTGGAAAGAATTTTCGCCGGAAATCCGCGCGGAGATCGAGGCCACCGGGCAATGGCTGAGGCCGTCGGACTATGGCGATCCCTATCCGATCACCAGGCGATTGATCGAGGAGGGGCGCAATCACCTCCTGCTCGGTGGTTCCATCGATGTCGGCTGTCCCGTGCGCATTCTGCAGGGGCGGCAAGATCCCGACGTGCCGTGGCAGCACGCCTTCCGTCTCGCCGAGCGGCTGCCAAGCGAGGATGTGGTGCTGACCATGATTCAGGACGGCGATCACCGCCTGTCGCGCCCGCAGGATATCGGACGGCTCCTGGCGACGGTGGCGGAGTTCTGA
- a CDS encoding flavin monoamine oxidase family protein: MTFSRRAFFSASAGLTLAPFTSASWLGASARAATLPRDVDVVVIGAGAAGVAAARRIQAAGRRVIVLEASAQIGGRCATDSSTFDVPLDLGARWLHTPETNALVKLARGAGIEVSPSPPSQKLRIGRRNARAAETEDLLATFVRATRAIDEAARRGDNSCAAALPKDLGDWNATVDFALGAYATGKDLKDLSALDQSRAEDRAISVATRQGLGVVMAKLGESVPVALSTPATRITWSGRDIGVETASGRIAARAVIVTVSSNVLNAGAIKFTPELPKRQLDAAAKLTLGSYDRIALELKGNPLGLGRDELMIEQSTSARTGALFANIGGSSLCTVDVAGSFGRGLAAQGEAAMVDFAAEWLTKLFGSDVKNAVQRSKVTRWDTSPFILGAMSAASPGGQFARRVLAEPLGNLFIAGEATHETLWGTVDGAWQTGERAASAALKKIGAVKEPDAEPKPAKKQKRRAPQSSNASGE; this comes from the coding sequence ATGACTTTCTCGCGCCGCGCATTTTTTTCGGCGTCGGCCGGATTGACGCTTGCGCCATTCACATCTGCATCATGGCTCGGCGCAAGCGCGCGGGCTGCGACATTGCCGCGCGATGTCGATGTGGTGGTGATCGGTGCCGGTGCGGCCGGCGTTGCCGCAGCGCGACGCATTCAGGCTGCGGGACGCAGGGTCATCGTGCTCGAAGCCTCGGCGCAGATCGGCGGACGCTGCGCCACGGACAGTTCGACCTTCGATGTTCCGCTCGATCTCGGTGCGCGCTGGCTGCATACGCCAGAAACCAATGCGCTGGTGAAACTCGCGCGGGGCGCCGGTATCGAGGTCTCGCCCTCGCCGCCCAGCCAGAAACTGCGCATCGGGCGCCGCAACGCACGCGCTGCAGAGACCGAGGATCTGCTGGCTACTTTCGTACGCGCCACCCGCGCGATCGACGAGGCGGCGCGTCGCGGCGACAACTCTTGCGCGGCCGCCCTGCCGAAAGACCTTGGCGATTGGAACGCCACTGTCGATTTTGCCCTTGGCGCCTATGCCACCGGCAAGGACCTGAAAGATCTCTCGGCGCTCGATCAGTCGCGCGCCGAAGATCGCGCCATCTCGGTCGCCACGCGTCAGGGCCTTGGCGTCGTCATGGCAAAACTGGGCGAGAGCGTGCCTGTCGCGCTATCGACGCCGGCCACGCGGATTACATGGAGCGGCCGCGATATCGGCGTCGAGACAGCGTCAGGCCGCATTGCGGCACGGGCGGTTATCGTCACGGTGTCGAGCAATGTGCTGAATGCGGGTGCAATCAAATTCACACCGGAGCTGCCGAAGCGCCAGCTCGACGCTGCGGCGAAACTCACCCTCGGCAGTTATGATCGCATCGCGCTCGAACTGAAGGGCAATCCGCTCGGCCTCGGTCGCGACGAATTGATGATCGAGCAGAGCACGAGCGCGCGCACCGGCGCATTGTTCGCCAACATCGGCGGTTCGTCGCTATGCACGGTGGATGTCGCCGGCTCGTTCGGCCGCGGCCTTGCGGCGCAGGGCGAAGCCGCCATGGTTGATTTTGCGGCCGAATGGTTGACGAAACTGTTCGGCAGCGACGTCAAGAACGCTGTCCAGCGCAGCAAGGTGACGCGCTGGGATACGTCGCCCTTCATTCTCGGTGCGATGTCCGCAGCCTCGCCCGGCGGACAGTTTGCCCGCCGCGTGCTGGCCGAGCCGTTGGGCAATCTCTTCATCGCTGGTGAAGCGACTCATGAGACGTTGTGGGGGACCGTCGACGGCGCGTGGCAAACCGGCGAACGTGCGGCAAGCGCAGCTTTGAAGAAGATCGGTGCGGTAAAGGAGCCGGACGCAGAGCCGAAGCCGGCAAAGAAGCAGAAGCGCCGCGCGCCGCAATCGAGCAATGCATCGGGAGAATGA
- the rpmI gene encoding 50S ribosomal protein L35 → MPKLKTKSGAKKRFKVTGTGKVVSAHAGKRHGMIKRTKKQIRQLRGTRVLFKTDGDNIKQYFLPNA, encoded by the coding sequence ATGCCCAAGTTGAAGACCAAGTCGGGCGCTAAAAAGCGCTTCAAAGTCACCGGCACCGGCAAAGTTGTGTCGGCCCATGCCGGTAAGCGCCACGGTATGATCAAGCGGACCAAGAAGCAGATCCGCCAGCTCCGCGGCACCCGCGTGCTGTTCAAGACCGACGGCGACAATATCAAGCAGTACTTCCTGCCAAACGCCTGA
- the pheT gene encoding phenylalanine--tRNA ligase subunit beta, translated as MKFSLSWLKDHLDTDATLDQLSDKLTMIGLEVEHIEDKAKLLAPFTIAEIVTAEQHPNADRLRVCTVDAGDDKPLQIVCGAPNARAGLKTVLARPGTYIPGKDFTIGLGNIRGVESQGMMCSASELGMPDAIDGIIELPPDAPVGAAYADWAKLGDPVIEINLTPNRQDCTGVAGIARDLAAADMGVFKNPAIRPVKGEFPCPVKVTVEDAKLCPGFALRLVRGVKNGPSPEWLQKKLTSIGLRPINALVDITNYLTFDRARPLHVFDAAKVKGDLVVRRAKDGETLLALDGKTYKLDDKICVIADDHGVESLAGIMGGEASGCSDDTTDVLIESALWNEINIAQTGRKLGINSDARYRFERGVDPAFMVPGLELATQLVMELCGGTPSEAIVVGKTYGDDRLIDFPIAEVKRLAAIDVPFPEMRMILNRLGFSVAGNGAVVKVAVPSWRMDITGKADIVEEIMRIVGVDKVPLTPFPRGDAQRKPVLTSIQQRTRRAKRGLAARGLVETVTWSFISKPHAEVFGGGKPELALANPIASDLSDMRPSLLPGLIAVAQANAHRGSSDLALFEVGQIFKGDRPQDQVMAAAGVRRGLASSDGIGRHWTGASAATALDAKADAFAVLAAAGAPMQALQIVPGGADWLHPGRSGTIQIGPQNILGMFGELHPRALETLGADGPLMAFEVLLDRIPDAKQKATRAKPLLELSAFQPVSRDFAFIVDRKVKSGDIVKAAAGVDKKLVTGVTVFDVYEGKGVDDDKKSVAIAVTLQPREKTLTDQEIEAVAAKIVAEVTKKTGGTLRA; from the coding sequence GTGAAATTCTCCCTCTCCTGGCTGAAGGACCATCTCGACACCGACGCGACATTGGATCAGCTGAGCGACAAGCTCACCATGATCGGGCTCGAGGTCGAGCATATCGAGGACAAGGCAAAGCTCTTGGCGCCGTTCACGATCGCCGAGATCGTGACCGCCGAGCAGCATCCGAACGCCGATCGCCTGCGCGTCTGCACCGTCGATGCCGGCGACGACAAGCCGCTGCAGATCGTTTGCGGCGCACCGAATGCGCGAGCAGGGCTCAAGACCGTGCTGGCACGGCCGGGCACCTATATTCCGGGCAAGGACTTCACCATCGGCCTCGGCAATATCCGCGGTGTCGAAAGCCAGGGCATGATGTGCTCGGCGAGCGAACTCGGCATGCCCGATGCCATCGATGGCATCATCGAGCTGCCGCCTGATGCTCCCGTCGGCGCTGCTTATGCGGATTGGGCCAAGCTCGGCGACCCCGTCATCGAGATCAACCTGACGCCGAACCGCCAGGACTGCACCGGCGTCGCCGGCATCGCGCGCGATCTCGCCGCAGCCGATATGGGCGTGTTCAAGAATCCGGCCATCCGTCCGGTGAAGGGCGAATTTCCATGCCCAGTAAAGGTGACGGTCGAGGACGCAAAGCTGTGTCCGGGCTTCGCGCTGCGCCTCGTGCGCGGCGTCAAGAACGGCCCGTCGCCGGAATGGCTGCAGAAGAAATTGACCTCCATCGGCCTGCGCCCGATCAATGCGCTGGTCGATATCACCAACTACCTGACATTCGATCGCGCCCGCCCGCTGCATGTGTTCGACGCCGCCAAGGTGAAGGGCGACCTCGTCGTGCGCCGCGCGAAAGATGGCGAGACGCTGCTCGCGCTCGACGGCAAGACCTACAAGCTCGACGACAAGATCTGCGTCATTGCCGACGATCACGGTGTCGAATCGCTCGCCGGCATCATGGGTGGCGAAGCGTCGGGCTGTTCGGACGACACCACCGATGTGCTGATCGAATCCGCGCTGTGGAACGAGATCAATATCGCGCAGACCGGCCGCAAGCTCGGCATCAATTCGGACGCGCGCTATCGCTTCGAGCGCGGCGTCGACCCGGCCTTCATGGTGCCCGGCCTCGAACTCGCCACCCAGCTGGTGATGGAGCTGTGCGGCGGTACGCCTTCGGAGGCCATCGTGGTCGGCAAGACCTATGGCGACGATCGCCTGATCGACTTCCCGATCGCGGAAGTGAAGCGCCTCGCAGCCATCGACGTGCCGTTCCCGGAAATGCGCATGATCCTCAACCGGCTCGGCTTCTCGGTCGCCGGTAACGGTGCCGTGGTGAAGGTTGCCGTGCCGTCGTGGCGCATGGATATCACGGGAAAGGCCGACATCGTCGAGGAGATCATGCGCATCGTCGGCGTTGACAAGGTGCCGCTGACGCCGTTCCCGCGTGGCGATGCGCAGCGCAAGCCGGTACTGACATCGATCCAGCAGCGCACCCGCCGCGCCAAGCGCGGACTGGCCGCGCGGGGCCTCGTCGAGACCGTCACATGGTCGTTCATCTCGAAGCCCCATGCCGAAGTGTTCGGCGGCGGCAAACCTGAACTGGCACTGGCCAACCCGATCGCATCGGATCTTTCCGACATGCGGCCGAGCCTGTTGCCGGGCCTCATCGCGGTCGCACAGGCCAATGCCCATCGCGGCTCCTCCGATCTCGCGCTGTTCGAGGTCGGCCAGATCTTCAAGGGCGATCGCCCGCAAGATCAGGTCATGGCTGCCGCGGGCGTCCGCCGCGGTCTCGCTTCGTCGGACGGGATCGGCCGCCACTGGACGGGCGCCAGCGCCGCCACGGCGCTCGATGCCAAGGCCGATGCTTTCGCTGTACTCGCGGCTGCGGGCGCACCGATGCAGGCATTGCAGATCGTTCCGGGTGGGGCCGACTGGCTGCATCCGGGCCGTTCCGGCACCATCCAGATCGGGCCGCAGAATATTCTCGGCATGTTCGGCGAGCTGCATCCCCGCGCGCTGGAAACGCTTGGCGCCGACGGTCCCCTGATGGCATTCGAAGTGCTTCTCGACCGTATCCCGGATGCGAAGCAGAAGGCCACACGCGCCAAGCCGTTGCTGGAACTCTCCGCGTTCCAGCCGGTATCGCGCGATTTCGCCTTCATCGTCGACCGCAAGGTGAAGTCCGGCGACATCGTCAAGGCGGCTGCCGGCGTGGACAAGAAGCTGGTGACCGGTGTCACCGTGTTCGACGTCTATGAAGGCAAGGGCGTCGACGACGACAAGAAGTCGGTGGCCATCGCCGTGACGCTCCAGCCGCGCGAAAAGACGCTGACCGATCAGGAAATCGAGGCGGTGGCGGCCAAGATCGTGGCCGAGGTGACGAAGAAAACAGGCGGCACGTTGCGCGCATGA
- the rplT gene encoding 50S ribosomal protein L20, giving the protein MARVKRGVTAHAKHKKVYKAAKGFRGRRKNTIRAAKAAVDKAGQYAFRDRKRKKRTFRALWIQRLNAAVRPLGMTYSVFINGLAKSGITVDRKVLSDLAINEPAAFNAIAEKAKAALAA; this is encoded by the coding sequence ATGGCTCGCGTTAAACGCGGTGTGACGGCTCATGCCAAGCACAAGAAAGTCTACAAGGCCGCCAAGGGTTTCCGCGGTCGTCGCAAGAACACGATCCGCGCCGCCAAGGCCGCCGTCGACAAGGCCGGCCAATATGCGTTCCGCGATCGCAAGCGCAAGAAGCGTACGTTCCGCGCCCTCTGGATCCAGCGTCTCAACGCTGCCGTCCGTCCGCTCGGCATGACCTACAGCGTGTTTATCAACGGTCTTGCCAAGTCCGGCATCACTGTCGACCGCAAGGTTCTGTCTGATCTCGCGATCAACGAGCCGGCGGCGTTCAACGCGATCGCTGAGAAGGCCAAGGCTGCGCTGGCGGCCTAA
- a CDS encoding sulfite exporter TauE/SafE family protein — protein sequence MMGTLGLVAYSTTSLVFIAVAAFIAGLARGFSGFGSALIFIPLASSIVGAKVASPLLLLIDFATSLPLIPNAVRHADKRDVGIISLGALIGVPIGTAALAFADPLAVRWGIAALILLLLLLLASGWRYPGRPTIPVTVSVGTLAGFFGGLAQLGGPPVVLYWLRDAAVAAVVRANIILYFAIADVLITISYSVGGLWSTAILGLAVITGPLFGLGLWIGSKLFGKASDELFRRICYALIAVSAVIGLPLFDGLFR from the coding sequence ATGATGGGGACGCTCGGCCTGGTCGCCTATTCGACCACGTCGCTCGTTTTCATTGCGGTTGCAGCTTTTATCGCGGGCCTGGCGCGCGGATTCTCGGGTTTCGGCTCCGCGCTGATCTTCATTCCGCTGGCGTCGAGCATCGTCGGCGCCAAAGTGGCGTCGCCGCTGCTGTTGCTGATCGATTTCGCGACGTCGCTGCCCCTGATCCCGAATGCCGTGCGCCATGCCGACAAACGCGATGTCGGAATTATCTCGCTCGGCGCTCTGATTGGCGTGCCCATTGGCACCGCAGCGCTGGCCTTTGCCGATCCGCTGGCGGTACGCTGGGGCATCGCGGCACTGATCCTTCTCCTGTTGTTGCTCCTTGCCTCGGGCTGGCGCTATCCGGGACGGCCGACCATCCCTGTTACCGTCAGCGTCGGCACGCTGGCCGGCTTTTTCGGCGGCCTTGCGCAACTCGGCGGGCCACCGGTCGTGCTGTACTGGCTGCGTGATGCCGCGGTTGCTGCGGTCGTGCGCGCCAATATCATCCTCTATTTCGCAATTGCCGACGTTCTGATCACCATCAGCTATTCGGTCGGCGGGTTGTGGAGCACCGCCATTCTAGGCCTCGCCGTCATTACGGGGCCGCTGTTCGGGCTGGGCCTCTGGATCGGTTCGAAACTGTTCGGCAAGGCGAGCGACGAACTGTTTCGGCGAATCTGCTACGCGCTGATCGCGGTCTCGGCGGTCATTGGCCTGCCGCTGTTCGACGGGCTGTTCCGGTAA
- the infC gene encoding translation initiation factor IF-3, translated as MRRPNRAPPAAAKDGPRTNDEIRNAQIQLIDQEGTNHGTVETIVAIRMAGEAGMDLVEISPNVNPPVCKIMDYGKFKYSAQKKAAEARKRQKTVEIKEIKLRPMIDDHDYGVKMKAMQRFFEEGDKVKITLRYRGREMAHQEIGTKLLDKVKADVAEFAKVEQDAKFEGRQVVMVLAPR; from the coding sequence ATTCGCCGTCCGAACAGAGCCCCGCCCGCCGCAGCCAAAGACGGGCCGCGCACCAACGATGAAATCCGCAACGCCCAGATCCAGCTGATCGATCAGGAAGGTACCAATCACGGCACCGTCGAGACGATCGTTGCCATTCGTATGGCAGGTGAAGCGGGCATGGATCTCGTCGAGATTTCGCCGAACGTGAACCCGCCGGTCTGCAAGATCATGGACTACGGCAAGTTCAAATATTCGGCTCAGAAGAAGGCCGCCGAGGCCCGCAAGCGTCAGAAGACCGTCGAAATCAAGGAGATCAAGCTCCGCCCGATGATCGACGATCACGACTACGGCGTGAAGATGAAGGCGATGCAGCGGTTCTTCGAGGAAGGCGACAAGGTCAAGATTACCTTGCGCTATCGTGGCCGCGAAATGGCGCACCAGGAAATCGGCACCAAGCTGCTCGACAAGGTGAAGGCGGATGTCGCCGAATTCGCCAAGGTGGAGCAGGATGCGAAGTTCGAAGGCCGCCAGGTGGTGATGGTTCTGGCTCCGCGCTGA